The proteins below are encoded in one region of Patescibacteria group bacterium:
- the murD gene encoding UDP-N-acetylmuramoyl-L-alanine--D-glutamate ligase — protein MKVAVLGLGIDTQDVIPYLKSRGDKVTILDEKNGDKFENLDKYDLIVRSPGVYRYRPELLKTKTPITSKTKLFFDVCPGKIIGVTGTKGKGTTASLIYEIMKAAGYDVYLGGNIGTGVFDLKLTKNSWVILELSSFQLIDLDKSPHIAVVLMVTQEHQDWHPTVQEYLDAKKSIVSHQKPTDYAVINKDYPNSAEIGRAATGKVVWISKDALQNMADEEIGLRGSHNRENVVAAATVAKIIGIDEETMRRVIKNFRGLEHRLEEVAKINGVTYYNDSFSTTPETAIAAIKAFKEPEIVVLGGSSKNSDFSELGKIIRGAKNIKALILIGTEAKKIKEAVGKAGDIRIIEGLKSMDEIVKTAYNTAISGDVVLLSPACASFDMFKNYKDRGRQFKQAVVDLNDKQNH, from the coding sequence ATGAAAGTGGCCGTTCTTGGTTTAGGCATCGACACCCAGGATGTAATTCCCTATTTAAAAAGTCGGGGAGATAAGGTTACCATTCTGGACGAAAAAAACGGCGACAAGTTTGAAAACCTGGATAAATACGATTTAATTGTCCGTAGCCCCGGTGTCTACAGATATCGGCCGGAACTTCTCAAAACCAAAACGCCGATAACTTCCAAAACAAAACTTTTTTTTGACGTGTGTCCGGGAAAAATTATCGGGGTTACGGGGACGAAAGGAAAAGGAACAACGGCCAGCTTAATTTATGAAATTATGAAAGCGGCCGGATATGATGTTTATCTTGGCGGCAATATCGGAACCGGGGTGTTTGATTTAAAACTGACAAAAAATTCCTGGGTCATTCTGGAACTTTCTAGTTTTCAGTTAATTGATTTGGATAAATCCCCTCACATCGCCGTGGTTTTGATGGTCACTCAAGAGCATCAGGATTGGCATCCGACGGTGCAGGAATATCTTGACGCCAAGAAAAGTATTGTTTCTCATCAGAAGCCAACAGACTATGCCGTGATTAATAAGGACTATCCCAATTCCGCGGAAATTGGCAGAGCGGCGACGGGAAAAGTTGTTTGGATAAGTAAAGACGCTCTCCAAAACATGGCCGATGAGGAAATTGGTTTGCGCGGTAGCCACAATCGGGAGAATGTGGTAGCGGCAGCCACGGTAGCAAAAATTATTGGAATCGATGAGGAGACAATGCGGCGGGTAATTAAAAATTTTAGGGGCCTGGAACACCGGTTGGAAGAGGTTGCAAAAATCAACGGTGTCACCTATTACAACGATTCTTTCTCTACAACACCGGAAACAGCCATTGCGGCTATTAAGGCCTTTAAGGAACCGGAAATTGTGGTTTTGGGAGGCAGTTCAAAAAATTCTGACTTCTCGGAACTCGGGAAAATTATTCGGGGTGCTAAAAACATTAAGGCTCTGATCTTAATCGGGACAGAGGCAAAAAAGATAAAAGAGGCGGTAGGAAAGGCCGGAGATATTAGGATTATTGAAGGATTAAAGAGTATGGACGAGATAGTAAAAACGGCGTATAATACAGCCATATCTGGTGATGTAGTTCTTCTTTCTCCTGCCTGTGCCAGCTTTGACATGTTTAAGAACTACAAAGACAGAGGGCGGCAATTTAAGCAGGCCGTCGTGGATCTGAATGACAAGCAAAACCACTAA
- the rsmH gene encoding 16S rRNA (cytosine(1402)-N(4))-methyltransferase RsmH, producing the protein MDEYHIPVLLNEVLEALEIKPGEKYIDCTLGGSGHTTGILKAGGKVLGIDQDSEAIENAKRNLGDWENRGELVLRQSNFAHLKEIAIEAGFSQVSGILMDLGVSSHQLETDYRGFSFNKDAKLDMRMDPATQTVTAADLINAGGEKELANLFWKFGEERFARQIAKIIVEERKNKRFETTDQLAKAILSVRGRSDRDRTHPATRVFQALRIAVNDELASLEAALPQAVKLLKPGGKLAIISFHSLEDRIVKNFIREMGDIGVMRDMTKTPTTPTKEEIDRNPRARSGKLRVAEKI; encoded by the coding sequence ATGGACGAGTATCATATTCCGGTACTTTTAAACGAGGTTTTAGAAGCGCTTGAGATAAAGCCAGGAGAAAAATACATCGATTGCACACTGGGAGGATCAGGGCATACGACAGGAATACTTAAGGCAGGGGGAAAAGTTTTGGGGATAGATCAGGATAGTGAAGCAATAGAAAACGCTAAGAGAAATTTGGGAGATTGGGAGAATCGGGGAGAATTAGTATTACGACAGAGTAACTTTGCACATTTAAAAGAAATCGCCATAGAGGCCGGGTTTTCGCAGGTAAGCGGAATACTTATGGACTTGGGAGTTTCCAGTCATCAGCTCGAAACTGATTACCGGGGATTTTCTTTCAATAAGGACGCTAAGTTGGATATGCGAATGGATCCGGCAACCCAAACGGTAACAGCGGCGGATTTAATAAATGCCGGAGGAGAGAAGGAACTGGCGAACCTATTCTGGAAGTTTGGAGAAGAAAGGTTTGCCAGGCAGATTGCAAAAATAATTGTTGAGGAGAGAAAAAATAAAAGATTCGAGACAACAGATCAGCTGGCCAAAGCGATACTTTCTGTAAGAGGCAGGAGCGACAGGGATCGGACACACCCGGCGACAAGAGTGTTTCAGGCGCTAAGAATCGCGGTAAACGACGAGCTGGCCAGTTTAGAAGCAGCTTTGCCGCAGGCGGTAAAACTGCTGAAACCGGGAGGAAAACTGGCAATAATCAGTTTTCATTCACTGGAAGACAGGATTGTAAAGAATTTTATCAGGGAAATGGGGGATATAGGGGTAATGAGGGATATGACTAAGACACCAACAACACCGACAAAAGAGGAAATTGACAGGAATCCGAGGGCGAGAAGCGGGAAGTTGAGAGTAGCAGAAAAAATATAA
- the murI gene encoding glutamate racemase codes for MGGLTVVKEITRVLPNESILYLGDTARVPYGTRSKETIKKFALELARFLLKQKVKCLVIACNSISANALEDIKKISPVPVFDVISPVLRKLDGQKAAVIGTKATINSGIYPIPGKACPLFVPLVEEGFADSEVALTAAKHYLMPMENVETLVLGCTHFPIMRKTIEKVVGEKVTVIDPAEELSLTIKNSIEPNFGKAERKFLVTDSVEKAREVAGNFWPESLKYKWEQIKL; via the coding sequence GTGGGGGGGCTGACGGTGGTGAAAGAAATTACTCGGGTTTTACCAAACGAAAGTATTTTGTACCTCGGGGATACGGCCAGAGTGCCATATGGTACTCGATCAAAAGAGACTATCAAAAAATTTGCTTTGGAACTCGCCAGATTTCTTCTGAAACAAAAAGTAAAGTGCCTGGTAATTGCCTGCAACTCTATATCCGCCAACGCCCTGGAAGACATTAAGAAGATTTCTCCGGTACCGGTGTTTGATGTTATTAGTCCGGTTTTACGAAAACTTGATGGGCAAAAGGCGGCCGTTATTGGTACCAAAGCAACCATTAATAGTGGTATCTATCCAATTCCCGGCAAGGCCTGTCCGCTGTTTGTGCCCTTAGTAGAAGAAGGTTTTGCTGACAGCGAGGTAGCTCTAACCGCCGCAAAACATTATTTAATGCCTATGGAGAATGTAGAAACGCTCGTACTTGGCTGCACCCACTTTCCGATTATGAGAAAAACCATCGAAAAAGTGGTTGGGGAAAAGGTAACTGTGATTGATCCCGCTGAAGAATTATCTCTGACCATTAAAAATTCGATTGAACCAAATTTCGGTAAAGCGGAAAGAAAATTTTTAGTTACCGATAGCGTGGAAAAAGCCCGGGAAGTGGCGGGCAATTTCTGGCCGGAAAGCTTAAAATATAAATGGGAACAAATAAAACTATGA
- a CDS encoding cell division/cell wall cluster transcriptional repressor MraZ produces MALPSKIRKALGSEELVLSTGFDKCVFGFSPDGWEKMVQAGFDKPVFTADGRLVRRQFFSEAEVIEYDAQGRITVPVELRKYAELKPEVVVVGAGDHFEIWEKKEWEKVKSTLPAGPF; encoded by the coding sequence ATGGCTTTACCTTCTAAAATTCGCAAAGCTCTCGGAAGCGAAGAACTGGTTCTTTCTACAGGCTTTGACAAATGTGTATTCGGCTTTTCACCCGACGGATGGGAAAAGATGGTCCAGGCGGGTTTTGATAAGCCGGTGTTTACTGCTGACGGAAGACTGGTTCGTCGCCAGTTCTTTTCTGAAGCAGAAGTTATTGAATATGACGCCCAAGGAAGAATTACTGTACCCGTGGAATTGCGTAAATATGCTGAGTTGAAACCGGAAGTTGTGGTGGTTGGGGCCGGAGATCATTTTGAAATTTGGGAAAAGAAGGAATGGGAGAAAGTTAAGAGCACTTTACCGGCGGGACCGTTTTAG
- a CDS encoding penicillin-binding protein 2 has protein sequence MRFAAKLRLLGTIFLVAFTLVILKLAYIQIISAESLAAAADDEHFYSLEIPAGRGEILSADGFPLVANKDDYLFYVNLSKFTDNKELVADKLAAILATDVPLIPTGSGEITPQDRENFLKDTQKSIASDLLAKFNIKNAIWVNLSHFVGQNTKDQINKLNIAGLGFESEPSRDYPEASMAAHLLGFVGFDAVGNPKGYFGLEGYYERELAGKAGEVRIEKDAFGRPIAVGTETRRDKQDGRDLVTTIDRSVQRFVETDLLKGIKDWKASGGLAIVMDPKTGAILADASFPQYDPANFSYYPAKLYKNPAVADLFEPGSIFKPLVMAAAINENKLTPNTTCDKCDGPRKIGTDYIHTFDDKYHPNETMTDVLVNSDNTGMTFVGEKLGFDKLYSYIQKYGFGQKTGIDLQEEEGGFLRPKANYYEIDKATLTFGQGIGVNAMQMMKAWSVLANNGRMSTPHLVSKIIDGNKTIDLSWPQSEQIISPATAKTVTEMLVHVARESPEHFPIDREKALADFKIAAKSGTAQIAAGGKYIDTGYNASLMGYYPADNPRFLVIVKLDQPEVRIWGSDTAGPVFAAIARDLLYYYSVAP, from the coding sequence ATGAGGTTTGCGGCTAAATTGCGGCTTCTGGGGACAATCTTCCTCGTTGCTTTTACCCTGGTTATTCTGAAATTAGCTTATATTCAGATAATCTCGGCGGAAAGTTTGGCGGCGGCGGCTGACGACGAGCATTTTTATTCCCTGGAGATTCCGGCAGGGCGGGGAGAAATTCTAAGTGCTGATGGTTTTCCTTTGGTAGCCAACAAGGACGACTATCTTTTTTATGTGAACTTATCGAAGTTTACTGATAACAAAGAGCTGGTCGCCGATAAACTGGCAGCAATCTTGGCCACTGATGTTCCTCTGATTCCCACCGGTAGCGGAGAAATTACCCCACAGGACCGGGAAAATTTTTTGAAAGATACCCAGAAAAGCATCGCCTCAGATTTATTGGCAAAATTTAACATTAAAAACGCGATCTGGGTCAATTTATCCCATTTTGTGGGTCAGAACACGAAAGACCAGATTAATAAGCTGAATATCGCCGGGTTGGGTTTTGAATCCGAACCCAGCCGGGACTATCCGGAAGCTTCAATGGCGGCTCATCTTTTGGGCTTTGTAGGTTTTGATGCTGTAGGCAATCCGAAGGGCTATTTTGGTTTGGAGGGTTATTACGAACGGGAGCTGGCGGGCAAAGCTGGGGAAGTGCGCATCGAAAAGGACGCTTTCGGCCGTCCGATTGCTGTCGGAACAGAAACACGTCGGGATAAACAGGACGGCCGGGACCTGGTAACCACTATCGATCGCTCGGTCCAGCGGTTCGTGGAAACGGATCTATTGAAAGGGATTAAAGATTGGAAAGCTTCGGGAGGCCTGGCGATTGTGATGGACCCAAAGACAGGCGCGATTTTGGCCGATGCTTCGTTTCCTCAGTATGACCCGGCAAATTTTTCTTATTACCCCGCCAAGCTTTACAAAAACCCGGCAGTGGCCGATCTTTTCGAACCGGGATCAATCTTTAAGCCGTTAGTGATGGCGGCGGCAATTAATGAAAATAAATTAACACCGAACACGACTTGTGACAAATGCGACGGCCCAAGAAAAATTGGCACTGACTATATTCATACTTTTGATGACAAATATCACCCTAACGAAACCATGACTGATGTTTTAGTTAATTCTGATAATACCGGTATGACTTTTGTCGGTGAAAAACTGGGTTTTGACAAATTATACTCGTACATTCAAAAGTATGGTTTCGGACAAAAAACCGGCATTGATCTGCAGGAGGAAGAAGGGGGATTTTTAAGACCCAAGGCTAATTATTACGAGATTGATAAAGCCACTTTAACTTTCGGTCAGGGAATCGGGGTTAACGCCATGCAGATGATGAAAGCCTGGTCGGTGCTGGCGAATAACGGCCGCATGAGTACGCCTCATTTGGTTTCAAAAATTATTGATGGCAATAAAACTATCGACCTTAGCTGGCCGCAAAGCGAGCAAATTATTAGTCCAGCGACGGCAAAAACAGTGACGGAAATGCTGGTCCATGTTGCCCGGGAAAGTCCGGAACATTTTCCTATAGACCGGGAAAAAGCTCTAGCTGATTTCAAAATTGCAGCTAAAAGCGGTACGGCTCAGATTGCCGCCGGGGGGAAATACATTGATACCGGTTATAACGCATCGCTCATGGGCTACTATCCGGCCGATAATCCGCGGTTTCTGGTAATAGTGAAACTAGACCAGCCGGAAGTACGGATTTGGGGAAGCGATACAGCCGGCCCGGTTTTTGCGGCAATTGCCCGTGATTTGCTTTATTACTACAGCGTCGCGCCGTGA
- a CDS encoding UDP-N-acetylmuramoyl-L-alanyl-D-glutamate--2,6-diaminopimelate ligase, translating to MLRKLKNFGHWLEAVLACFYYGFPGKKLTVIGITGTDGKTTTTNLVYHILTEAGHKTAVLSTLSSAHTTTPTTWKLQKFLVQSLRNKCTHVVLEVSSHAIDQNRIWGIPFAVGVLTNIADNEHLDYHKTFENYRNTKLKFLKSCKQVADWTKFKGYRFKTQLAGDFNRENCLAAISVAKALGIEDKDIREAVANFEPLPGRLEVVAKKPFTVIVDFAHTPQAFEKVLPVAKKMGKRLIHVFGCTGNRDKGKRPLMGTIAAKYDDIIFLTHEDTYNEKPEKIIDEIEKGIANSSKEYYKIADRKEAIHKALLLAKPGDVVLLTGVGHQKSMNLGGKEVPWSDQKIALELLNANRS from the coding sequence ATGCTGCGCAAGCTTAAAAACTTTGGCCATTGGCTGGAAGCGGTTTTGGCTTGTTTTTATTACGGTTTTCCTGGAAAAAAATTAACTGTGATCGGAATAACCGGGACTGACGGAAAGACTACCACCACTAATTTGGTTTATCACATTCTGACAGAAGCGGGCCACAAAACAGCGGTCCTTTCCACTTTATCCTCTGCTCACACGACGACTCCTACTACCTGGAAGTTGCAGAAATTTCTGGTCCAAAGCTTGCGCAATAAATGTACTCATGTCGTCCTGGAAGTATCCTCGCACGCGATTGACCAAAACCGGATTTGGGGGATTCCGTTTGCCGTCGGGGTTTTGACTAATATCGCCGACAACGAACATCTCGACTATCACAAAACCTTTGAAAACTACCGCAATACCAAACTAAAATTTCTAAAAAGCTGTAAACAGGTGGCGGATTGGACCAAATTTAAAGGCTACCGCTTTAAAACCCAACTGGCCGGAGATTTTAACCGGGAGAACTGTCTGGCGGCGATTTCTGTGGCTAAGGCCTTAGGAATAGAGGATAAAGATATTCGGGAAGCGGTCGCCAACTTTGAACCGCTGCCTGGGAGATTGGAAGTAGTGGCTAAAAAACCGTTTACCGTGATCGTCGATTTTGCTCATACTCCGCAGGCTTTTGAAAAAGTTTTGCCGGTGGCCAAAAAAATGGGTAAAAGATTAATTCATGTCTTTGGTTGCACTGGCAATCGTGACAAGGGTAAGCGGCCGCTCATGGGAACGATTGCGGCCAAGTACGACGATATCATTTTCCTGACACATGAGGATACCTACAACGAAAAGCCGGAGAAGATCATAGATGAAATTGAAAAGGGAATCGCAAATAGCAGCAAGGAATACTACAAAATTGCCGACAGAAAAGAAGCGATTCATAAAGCGTTACTGCTGGCCAAGCCAGGCGATGTGGTTCTTCTTACCGGCGTCGGCCACCAGAAATCCATGAACCTCGGCGGTAAGGAAGTGCCCTGGAGTGATCAAAAAATCGCGTTAGAATTACTAAATGCTAACAGGAGTTGA
- the murC gene encoding UDP-N-acetylmuramate--L-alanine ligase: MTSKTTKVHFMGIGGSGASAVARIAKEYGYKVTGCDLEESSITYRLRKEGIPVAIGHDVSHLKNTGLLVHTPAVFYQSLTHPEYTKANEKGIALTWEEFMAKYLQKGKYTIAVAGTHGKGTTTALICRVLETAGLDPTCEIGANLLDWEKKNDRIGKSKYFVFEADEFRDKFLIYKPDLAVITSIEMDHPEYFKDFNQIMASFVKFASKAQILVVNAEDEGCNKLLKKLKMLKNLKLKIIKYKKLTKSQAKLKLPGEHLRSDAAAAWIVAKTLGVKDQKIREGLESFGGLERRFEYRGEVEGAKIYDDYAHHPTAVAVNIAAAREIYPKKKIWVVFQPHMHARLEKLFEDFKKELAKADKVVVTDVYTRRESGVTKPSGKDLALAIGGPKATYVGGELVNVANFLARNLSKNDVVLIMGAGDVYEVSNLLLR, from the coding sequence ATGACAAGCAAAACCACTAAAGTCCACTTCATGGGCATTGGGGGTTCCGGGGCCAGTGCAGTTGCGCGCATCGCCAAAGAGTACGGGTACAAAGTAACAGGTTGCGACCTGGAAGAAAGCTCCATTACCTATCGCTTACGCAAAGAAGGAATACCGGTAGCCATCGGCCATGATGTTTCTCACTTAAAAAATACTGGCCTTTTGGTTCATACTCCGGCGGTTTTTTATCAAAGTCTTACTCACCCGGAATACACTAAAGCCAACGAAAAAGGGATTGCTTTAACCTGGGAAGAATTCATGGCCAAATATCTGCAGAAAGGAAAATATACAATTGCCGTGGCCGGAACTCACGGAAAAGGAACGACAACCGCCCTAATCTGCCGGGTCCTGGAAACAGCTGGATTAGATCCGACTTGCGAAATCGGGGCAAATCTTTTGGACTGGGAAAAGAAAAACGATCGGATCGGAAAAAGCAAATATTTCGTTTTTGAAGCCGACGAATTCCGGGATAAATTTTTGATCTACAAACCGGACCTAGCAGTAATTACTTCCATAGAAATGGATCATCCGGAGTACTTTAAAGATTTTAACCAGATTATGGCTTCATTTGTGAAGTTTGCCAGTAAAGCTCAAATTCTTGTAGTCAATGCTGAAGATGAAGGTTGTAATAAATTACTTAAGAAACTTAAGATGCTTAAGAATCTTAAGTTAAAAATTATTAAGTACAAAAAGCTGACCAAGAGCCAGGCGAAGTTGAAACTGCCGGGGGAACACTTGAGAAGCGATGCCGCAGCTGCCTGGATAGTAGCTAAGACACTCGGGGTAAAAGACCAGAAAATTCGCGAGGGACTCGAGAGTTTTGGGGGCCTGGAGAGAAGGTTTGAATATAGAGGCGAAGTCGAAGGGGCTAAGATTTATGATGATTATGCTCACCATCCGACGGCGGTGGCGGTAAATATTGCGGCGGCCCGGGAAATATATCCGAAAAAGAAAATTTGGGTAGTTTTCCAGCCCCATATGCATGCCCGACTGGAAAAACTTTTTGAAGATTTCAAAAAAGAACTGGCGAAAGCCGATAAAGTGGTGGTTACTGATGTCTATACTCGCCGGGAAAGCGGCGTTACCAAGCCTTCCGGCAAAGATTTGGCCCTGGCCATCGGCGGCCCAAAAGCTACTTATGTGGGCGGCGAACTAGTTAATGTCGCCAACTTCCTTGCCCGCAACCTTTCAAAAAACGATGTGGTTTTAATCATGGGAGCCGGAGATGTGTATGAAGTTAGTAACTTATTATTACGATGA
- the murA gene encoding UDP-N-acetylglucosamine 1-carboxyvinyltransferase codes for MFAAMTKYVITGGKHLHGKVRVHGAKNAGFKEMIAALLCDSPSEIKNLSYIGDIENTTEIIRCLGGRVTDRGNRTMEIDPKSLDSFNAPKSCGLKSRAGTIFVGPLLAKFKKAVLPIPGGDKIGARPIDRHLAGLEALGATVKLKDGVFIITAAKGLRGGNFRFPKNTHTGTETLLLAAVRASGRTVLENAAAEPEVDDLITFLNQAGAKIKRTEPRTIVIDGVAHLRGATHEVMTDRNTVVTFACAALATKGEVFVERADNKVLGAFLEKVREIGGLWETREEGINFRWEKPLRAADITAAPYPAFMTDWQAVWATLMTQAVGTSEITETIFENRFGYVPFLVSMGAKMELFNPQVLNPEDFYNFNLGDDKPENLHALKITGPTPLAGKQVEANDVRMGATMILAGLVASGKTVIIDTHDQVARGYENLAENLVSLGAAIEIIPGDVVAYTKRPAVTATVEQ; via the coding sequence ATGTTCGCTGCGATGACGAAGTATGTCATAACCGGCGGGAAACACCTTCACGGAAAAGTCAGGGTTCACGGAGCCAAAAATGCCGGTTTTAAAGAGATGATTGCAGCTCTTCTTTGTGACTCCCCCAGTGAAATTAAAAACTTAAGCTATATCGGAGATATTGAAAACACCACGGAAATAATCAGGTGTTTGGGCGGCAGAGTAACTGATCGGGGTAACCGGACAATGGAAATTGATCCAAAGAGTCTGGATTCGTTTAATGCTCCTAAAAGCTGTGGCCTCAAATCCCGGGCGGGAACAATTTTCGTTGGGCCGCTTCTGGCCAAGTTTAAAAAGGCTGTCTTGCCGATTCCCGGCGGTGACAAAATCGGTGCCCGGCCGATTGACCGTCATCTTGCTGGTTTGGAAGCGTTAGGGGCTACAGTCAAGCTCAAAGACGGAGTTTTTATTATTACCGCCGCGAAAGGACTCAGGGGAGGAAACTTTCGTTTTCCCAAGAACACTCATACCGGGACGGAGACACTGCTTTTGGCGGCGGTTAGAGCATCCGGCAGGACAGTCTTGGAAAATGCGGCGGCGGAACCGGAAGTGGATGATTTAATTACTTTTTTAAACCAGGCTGGGGCAAAAATCAAACGGACGGAGCCCCGGACCATCGTTATTGACGGCGTCGCGCATCTTCGCGGAGCTACCCACGAAGTTATGACCGACCGTAATACTGTAGTTACTTTTGCCTGCGCCGCCTTGGCGACAAAAGGAGAAGTTTTTGTGGAAAGGGCGGATAACAAAGTTCTCGGGGCTTTTTTGGAGAAAGTAAGAGAAATCGGCGGCCTCTGGGAAACACGGGAAGAGGGGATCAATTTCCGCTGGGAAAAACCCCTGCGTGCCGCGGATATTACTGCCGCTCCTTATCCGGCCTTCATGACGGATTGGCAAGCGGTCTGGGCAACTTTGATGACTCAAGCTGTGGGAACCTCTGAAATCACAGAAACCATTTTCGAAAACCGGTTTGGTTATGTGCCGTTTTTAGTTTCCATGGGAGCAAAAATGGAGCTTTTTAACCCGCAGGTTTTAAACCCGGAGGACTTTTACAATTTTAATCTGGGTGATGATAAGCCGGAAAATCTCCACGCTCTAAAAATTACCGGCCCCACCCCACTTGCCGGGAAACAAGTTGAAGCCAATGATGTGCGCATGGGCGCGACGATGATTTTAGCTGGGCTGGTAGCATCCGGAAAAACTGTAATTATTGATACTCATGACCAGGTGGCCCGGGGCTATGAAAATTTAGCGGAAAATCTGGTTTCTCTGGGCGCTGCGATTGAAATTATCCCCGGTGATGTTGTAGCATATACCAAACGGCCCGCAGTTACGGCTACGGTTGAACAATAG
- a CDS encoding NUDIX hydrolase, translated as MLTGVDYYKSLPRKRMASEVFFINKKGEILLVKPTYKDRWGVPGGVVEKDESPKQAATREVKEELNLTIRKLKLIGVDYTLPYGPKDEAIMFDFFGGVLKENDIRKIKLPKEELSDFVFVAINKAVPMVTSLKTHTSLPKRLKRCLAKVDKTEVLYMEGGEIR; from the coding sequence ATGCTAACAGGAGTTGACTATTATAAAAGCTTGCCGCGAAAAAGAATGGCCTCTGAGGTGTTTTTTATTAATAAAAAGGGTGAGATTCTTCTGGTAAAACCAACCTACAAGGACCGTTGGGGCGTTCCCGGCGGCGTTGTGGAAAAAGATGAATCTCCAAAACAGGCAGCCACAAGAGAGGTTAAAGAGGAGTTGAATCTTACGATTAGGAAGCTCAAATTAATAGGGGTTGACTATACTTTACCATATGGTCCAAAAGATGAAGCAATTATGTTTGATTTTTTCGGAGGGGTCCTGAAAGAAAATGATATTAGAAAAATAAAATTGCCTAAAGAGGAACTGAGCGATTTTGTTTTTGTAGCTATTAATAAAGCAGTGCCTATGGTTACCAGTTTGAAAACACATACTTCCTTACCAAAGCGTTTAAAAAGGTGTTTAGCAAAAGTTGATAAGACCGAAGTTTTATACATGGAAGGAGGAGAAATTAGATAA
- the murB gene encoding UDP-N-acetylmuramate dehydrogenase produces the protein MAKVQSDVDLLPYNTFKVCVKAKYFMEISSPQDLKDLPKEKTLILGGGSNILLTKDFDGLVVKNNLLGKTVNGDTIEVATGEKWLEFVQWAVDNGWSGLEHLAYIPGTVGGGLVGNMGAYGQQIADIFVCAKAGKEIFTKEQCRFGYRESAFKDILKDYFLESVTLKLSRDPNAKKIAEETTTLRKTKLPDWITLGSAGSFFKNPFIDPEKLKNLQKLLPDVPNFPVQGDHQIKVPAAYLLESLGWKGKRIGNVGTYEKHALIVVNYGGATGKEIFEFAQKMQQDVKEHYGIVLEPEVNVV, from the coding sequence ATGGCCAAAGTACAATCTGATGTCGATCTTCTGCCATACAACACTTTTAAAGTTTGCGTCAAAGCAAAATATTTTATGGAGATCAGCTCTCCACAGGATTTGAAGGATTTGCCTAAAGAAAAAACCTTAATCCTTGGCGGGGGATCAAATATCCTGCTAACAAAAGATTTCGACGGCCTGGTCGTAAAAAATAATTTACTGGGCAAAACAGTCAACGGAGACACAATCGAAGTAGCCACCGGAGAAAAATGGCTGGAGTTTGTCCAATGGGCTGTCGACAACGGCTGGTCAGGACTGGAACACCTGGCTTATATTCCCGGAACGGTTGGCGGAGGTTTGGTTGGCAATATGGGAGCTTACGGACAGCAGATTGCCGACATTTTCGTCTGTGCCAAGGCCGGTAAGGAAATTTTCACCAAAGAACAGTGCCGTTTTGGTTATCGGGAAAGCGCTTTTAAAGATATTTTGAAAGATTATTTTCTTGAATCTGTCACTTTGAAACTTTCCCGCGACCCGAACGCCAAAAAAATTGCCGAAGAAACTACCACTTTACGCAAAACTAAATTGCCCGACTGGATAACCTTGGGATCGGCCGGAAGTTTTTTCAAAAACCCCTTTATTGACCCGGAAAAGTTGAAAAATTTGCAAAAACTCCTGCCTGATGTCCCCAACTTTCCCGTCCAAGGCGATCATCAGATTAAAGTTCCGGCGGCTTATTTACTGGAAAGCTTGGGTTGGAAAGGCAAAAGAATCGGCAATGTTGGAACCTATGAGAAGCATGCCCTGATCGTAGTCAATTACGGGGGCGCCACTGGGAAGGAAATCTTCGAATTCGCCCAAAAAATGCAGCAGGATGTTAAAGAGCACTATGGAATTGTCCTGGAACCGGAAGTTAACGTTGTTTAA